The following coding sequences lie in one Polluticoccus soli genomic window:
- a CDS encoding GDCCVxC domain-containing (seleno)protein has product MEQTIILQSVITCPICGHKKEETMPTDACQFFYECEQCKTRLKPIKGDCCVFCSNGTVKCPPIQQNKSCCS; this is encoded by the coding sequence ATGGAACAAACTATAATTTTACAATCAGTAATTACGTGCCCCATTTGCGGCCACAAGAAGGAAGAAACTATGCCGACTGATGCGTGTCAGTTCTTTTACGAATGCGAGCAGTGCAAAACTCGTCTTAAGCCGATAAAAGGTGATTGTTGTGTATTTTGTAGTAACGGCACCGTAAAATGCCCGCCTATTCAGCAAAACAAGTCCTGTTGTTCATGA
- a CDS encoding efflux RND transporter periplasmic adaptor subunit — MSSNRYIAVVILILVALLSCKTKKTTTVTQDIYYTCSMHPQIISDKPGKCPICHMDLIAVSKSKKDATDEIMLSDQQIQLGNIRVDTLKRRMFGNQAVFTAVLAIDQNRLNAVSSRVKGRIDRLYYRNVGDYIAKGAPVYEIYGEDLNNAKQEYLLTLEKRRVLGNSIVDFEDLIQSARNKLVLWGMTDGQIRQLQRTGKSSLTTTFYSPYAGYVTEVSALEGQYVMEGGTIFQLAELSNLWAEVQVYTAQLAQVNRNAAVEIRIPGMPDLLISGKLEFFNPEIKGVSRMTLLRVSVPNYSHKLRPGMPAYVFIKGRSTNSITLPLDAVIKDSRGATVWLQKDKNTFKSRMVTLGTEGEGVVEIKAGLDTNDVVVTSGAYLVNSEFVFKMGADPMEGHKH; from the coding sequence ATGAGCAGTAATAGATATATCGCAGTGGTAATCTTGATTTTAGTCGCTTTGTTGTCATGTAAGACAAAAAAGACTACTACAGTCACACAAGACATTTATTACACCTGTTCGATGCATCCACAGATAATTTCTGACAAGCCTGGTAAATGTCCTATTTGCCATATGGATCTGATTGCTGTGTCTAAATCAAAAAAAGATGCAACCGATGAGATAATGTTATCGGATCAGCAAATTCAGTTGGGAAATATTCGGGTAGACACGCTCAAACGAAGAATGTTTGGCAATCAGGCTGTATTCACAGCGGTCCTCGCAATTGACCAAAATAGGCTGAATGCGGTGAGTTCCAGAGTAAAGGGCAGGATTGATAGACTCTATTATAGAAATGTTGGAGATTATATCGCGAAAGGTGCACCAGTTTATGAAATTTATGGCGAAGACCTAAATAACGCAAAGCAAGAGTATTTATTAACCTTGGAAAAAAGGAGGGTGCTTGGCAATAGTATTGTAGATTTTGAAGACCTCATTCAAAGTGCGCGAAACAAGCTGGTTTTATGGGGAATGACTGACGGACAAATAAGGCAATTGCAACGAACAGGGAAGAGTTCGCTAACCACTACTTTTTACAGTCCATATGCGGGTTACGTAACTGAAGTCTCAGCCTTAGAAGGACAATATGTTATGGAAGGTGGCACTATTTTTCAATTGGCTGAATTATCAAACTTATGGGCCGAAGTTCAGGTTTACACCGCACAGTTGGCACAAGTAAATCGAAACGCAGCAGTAGAGATAAGAATACCAGGAATGCCAGATCTTTTGATATCCGGGAAACTAGAGTTTTTCAATCCAGAAATTAAGGGTGTGTCCCGCATGACACTTTTACGTGTCTCAGTTCCCAATTATTCACACAAGCTTCGACCTGGAATGCCTGCGTACGTTTTTATAAAGGGGCGCTCTACAAATTCGATCACCTTGCCCTTAGACGCAGTTATCAAGGATAGTCGTGGGGCTACTGTTTGGCTTCAGAAGGACAAAAACACATTTAAAAGCCGAATGGTAACTCTTGGCACTGAGGGTGAGGGCGTAGTGGAGATAAAGGCCGGCCTCGACACGAATGATGTTGTCGTAACCAGCGGAGCTTATCTTGTCAATAGCGAGTTTGTATTTAAGATGGGTGCTGATCCGATGGAAGGGCACAAACATTAA
- a CDS encoding DUF3347 domain-containing protein, producing the protein MKFLLLGFTVTLFFVSCGNGDASKTTTKDQAMPPVAADANYIPPAGVDAKVSASLNPLMNGYLEMKNALAADNSEDAAKAGQVMVDALNSVDTTGMTPEQKAKYNSIAGDIREHAEHIADNGGKIDHQRMHFNMLSDYTYEIAKMFGGGRKLYLTHCPMAREGKGASWLSEFEAIKNPYFGNEMPECGEVKEELK; encoded by the coding sequence ATGAAATTCCTTCTTTTAGGCTTCACTGTCACGCTATTTTTTGTCTCCTGCGGTAATGGAGATGCTTCAAAAACTACAACCAAAGACCAGGCTATGCCTCCCGTTGCTGCCGACGCAAACTACATTCCACCGGCTGGCGTCGACGCCAAAGTAAGTGCATCACTCAATCCGCTGATGAACGGCTATTTGGAGATGAAGAATGCTCTGGCTGCTGATAACAGCGAGGACGCAGCGAAAGCAGGTCAGGTCATGGTGGATGCACTCAACAGTGTAGATACGACGGGCATGACGCCAGAACAAAAGGCCAAATACAATAGCATCGCCGGCGATATTCGCGAACACGCCGAGCACATTGCCGACAATGGTGGTAAGATTGACCATCAGCGCATGCATTTCAATATGTTGAGTGACTACACGTATGAGATCGCCAAGATGTTTGGCGGGGGCCGTAAACTATACTTAACACATTGCCCAATGGCACGCGAAGGCAAAGGGGCAAGTTGGCTCAGCGAATTTGAAGCTATCAAAAATCCCTATTTCGGCAATGAGATGCCGGAGTGCGGCGAGGTGAAAGAAGAATTGAAGTAA
- a CDS encoding efflux RND transporter periplasmic adaptor subunit, whose protein sequence is MSRLTHIGILLVVLLGTITVACKRTTKTTHSEHSDEKVQYTCPMHPQIVRDAPGSCPICGMDLVRKETKARKHTDITLTTLLKPTNEYVIATIPTTTVQYRYEPMEIDAVGYTAYNTSSIGIISSRITGRVERLYVKYKYQHVSKGQKIMDVYSPELLTAQENLLFLVKNDRSNQSLINSAKQRLLLLGMSQAQINSIITARKTIFRVAVFSNYSGHIHETQVENASMGSSSQGTEMSQRQITDELSLKEGMYVEKGKAIFSIFDQSRLWGVLNIYPADQPYIRIGHSVRVTPESAPANDFRTTIKYIEPFFREGSQTVTARIDIPNVGHAIPVGSQLKATIFTQPHAGWWLPKASVLSLGIDKIVFVKKGPGFAVQKIVTGHEHPNWIQIVEGVDARDSIATNAQYLIDSESFIEIENEQ, encoded by the coding sequence ATGTCTCGCCTAACTCACATTGGGATTTTACTCGTCGTTCTCTTAGGGACGATCACGGTCGCGTGTAAACGCACCACAAAAACTACCCATTCGGAGCATAGTGACGAGAAAGTGCAATATACTTGTCCTATGCACCCACAGATAGTAAGGGATGCACCAGGTTCTTGCCCCATTTGTGGAATGGACCTTGTCAGAAAAGAAACAAAAGCTAGAAAGCACACCGACATCACACTAACTACTCTTCTCAAACCTACCAACGAGTACGTGATAGCAACTATTCCAACAACCACGGTGCAGTATCGGTACGAGCCAATGGAGATTGACGCTGTTGGATACACGGCCTATAACACATCTTCTATCGGCATTATCTCTTCGCGAATCACCGGTAGAGTTGAACGGCTTTACGTCAAGTATAAATATCAACATGTTTCTAAAGGACAGAAAATAATGGACGTATATAGTCCTGAACTTTTGACGGCACAGGAAAATTTGCTATTCCTGGTTAAAAATGACAGGTCGAATCAGAGTCTTATCAACTCTGCCAAACAACGCCTATTACTTCTCGGAATGTCTCAGGCTCAGATAAACAGTATTATCACGGCACGAAAGACGATTTTTCGTGTGGCGGTTTTTAGCAACTACAGTGGTCATATCCACGAAACTCAAGTAGAAAATGCCTCTATGGGATCATCATCTCAAGGAACTGAGATGTCGCAACGGCAAATAACGGATGAATTGAGCCTTAAAGAAGGGATGTACGTTGAAAAGGGCAAGGCAATATTTTCAATATTTGACCAGTCAAGACTTTGGGGTGTGCTCAATATTTATCCTGCAGACCAGCCATATATAAGGATTGGTCACAGCGTTCGCGTAACACCGGAATCTGCTCCAGCTAATGATTTTAGAACAACAATTAAGTATATCGAGCCATTTTTTAGAGAAGGAAGCCAGACTGTCACTGCTAGAATCGATATACCAAACGTTGGACATGCCATTCCCGTTGGTAGTCAGTTGAAGGCTACCATTTTTACGCAACCACACGCCGGCTGGTGGTTGCCCAAGGCATCTGTCTTATCTCTTGGTATCGACAAAATAGTTTTTGTCAAAAAAGGGCCAGGCTTTGCCGTTCAGAAAATAGTTACGGGACACGAGCATCCGAACTGGATTCAGATAGTAGAAGGCGTTGATGCAAGGGACTCAATTGCAACAAATGCACAGTACTTAATTGATAGTGAAAGTTTTATCGAAATAGAAAATGAGCAGTAA
- a CDS encoding tyrosine-type recombinase/integrase: MATKVTLRQKPISGARQSLYLDFYPAIPNPGNGKPTRREFLGMYIYDKAKTPVDKKHNRETLELAENIRAKRQLEIVKGEYGFLSGTKQKADFVAYFKALAEKRAGTNYDNWFSALNYLVDFTGGQLKFSDLTVDFCNEFKEFLSNVKSKRSHKVNLSVNSTVSYFNKLKAALKQAFKDGYLETDINGKIESIKPEETNRQYLTIEELNKLAKTECTVPVLKQAAIFSALTGLRFSDIEKLVWGEVQHSKDRGYFIQFRQQKTKGVETQPISDQAFELLGERGAKDVKVFTGLKYSAYMNAHLVKWVAKAGVTKDITFHNFRHTYATLLLTKGVEIYTVQKMLGHKHLKTTQVYAKVIDERKQAAANAIKIDL, translated from the coding sequence ATGGCAACTAAAGTAACTCTCAGGCAAAAACCAATATCTGGGGCAAGGCAAAGCCTTTACCTTGACTTCTATCCTGCAATACCGAACCCGGGAAACGGCAAACCAACCAGAAGGGAGTTTTTGGGCATGTATATATATGATAAGGCGAAAACACCGGTGGATAAAAAACACAATAGGGAAACCTTAGAATTAGCCGAGAATATCAGGGCCAAAAGGCAACTGGAGATTGTAAAAGGTGAGTATGGCTTTTTATCAGGTACTAAACAAAAAGCTGACTTTGTTGCGTATTTCAAGGCGTTGGCCGAAAAGAGAGCGGGTACCAACTATGATAACTGGTTTTCAGCTTTGAACTACTTGGTAGATTTTACGGGAGGCCAGCTCAAATTTTCTGACCTGACCGTAGACTTTTGTAATGAGTTCAAAGAGTTTCTTTCAAATGTCAAATCAAAGCGCAGCCATAAGGTAAACCTGTCTGTCAATTCAACTGTTTCATACTTCAATAAGTTGAAAGCAGCCCTGAAGCAGGCCTTTAAAGATGGATATCTGGAAACGGACATTAATGGCAAAATAGAAAGCATTAAACCGGAAGAAACAAACCGGCAATATCTTACTATAGAAGAGTTAAACAAGCTGGCAAAAACTGAATGCACAGTACCCGTTCTTAAACAAGCAGCAATCTTTTCAGCTTTAACCGGTTTGCGCTTTTCCGACATTGAAAAGCTGGTTTGGGGTGAAGTCCAGCATAGTAAAGACAGAGGATATTTTATCCAGTTCAGGCAACAAAAGACGAAGGGCGTAGAAACGCAACCCATTTCCGACCAGGCTTTTGAGCTCTTAGGGGAGCGAGGCGCTAAAGATGTCAAAGTCTTTACTGGTTTGAAATACTCCGCCTATATGAATGCCCATTTAGTAAAATGGGTGGCCAAGGCAGGCGTAACAAAAGACATCACCTTTCATAATTTTCGGCATACCTATGCAACATTGTTACTGACGAAGGGAGTTGAAATATACACTGTTCAAAAAATGCTCGGCCATAAACATCTTAAAACAACGCAGGTTTATGCGAAGGTAATTGATGAAAGGAAACAGGCTGCGGCGAATGCAATAAAGATAGACTTATGA
- a CDS encoding DUF305 domain-containing protein, which produces MAQPILDTTDHRMDGLSADTYTGAIYSMMKKMKAVQMTGDFDIDFAKTMIEHHQGAIDLSKIELNTGKNEELRAIARKIIDVQSKEVTELKNSLQGYQASGMKHGEGELKQSMTAMEQKMKDLRTTADPDSDFAIIMTMHHHESIDMAKKELTNGMSEKLKQTAKKIVDSSSREIKEFEKFAK; this is translated from the coding sequence ATGGCACAGCCGATATTAGATACAACTGATCATCGCATGGATGGGTTGAGTGCAGACACCTATACTGGTGCTATATACTCAATGATGAAAAAAATGAAAGCAGTGCAAATGACCGGAGATTTTGATATAGACTTCGCAAAAACAATGATCGAACATCATCAGGGAGCTATTGACCTTAGCAAGATCGAGTTGAATACGGGCAAAAACGAGGAACTTAGGGCTATTGCACGAAAGATCATTGATGTACAATCAAAGGAAGTCACAGAACTCAAAAACTCCCTTCAGGGTTACCAGGCATCAGGGATGAAGCATGGAGAAGGAGAATTGAAGCAATCTATGACCGCCATGGAGCAAAAGATGAAGGATCTTAGGACTACAGCCGATCCAGATTCGGATTTTGCAATCATAATGACGATGCATCACCACGAATCTATTGACATGGCTAAAAAAGAGCTTACGAACGGAATGAGCGAGAAGCTAAAGCAAACGGCAAAGAAAATTGTGGATAGTTCCAGTCGCGAAATCAAAGAGTTTGAGAAATTCGCGAAGTAG
- a CDS encoding helix-turn-helix domain-containing protein, which yields MSSNIRINRICEYCNNEFVARKTTSKTCSEHCAKMNYKRKKRAEKIEVSNRETLAIKVKPIEDLKSKEFLTIKDLSVLLNCSIRTAYNIIDRGDIKAVNISQRKTLIKRSEIDKLFA from the coding sequence ATGAGTTCAAACATCAGGATTAACCGCATTTGTGAGTACTGCAACAACGAGTTTGTAGCCAGGAAGACAACCTCGAAAACCTGCTCGGAGCATTGCGCTAAAATGAACTATAAGCGGAAGAAACGAGCTGAAAAAATAGAAGTGAGTAACCGGGAAACGTTAGCGATAAAAGTAAAGCCAATCGAAGATCTGAAATCAAAAGAGTTCCTTACTATCAAAGACCTTTCGGTTCTGCTTAATTGCTCCATTCGCACGGCCTATAATATTATTGATCGCGGCGATATCAAAGCTGTGAACATCTCACAAAGGAAAACATTGATTAAACGTTCTGAAATTGATAAACTGTTCGCGTAA
- a CDS encoding TolC family protein, which yields MINRKRYRLCLRTAIVVVTVSLAGTGYGQTTLSQLLDSIEYSNPSLRMYDYDIRSMEEAAKGARSWMPPEVGAGFFMTPYNPKYIKGMEDDMGNTEPGMGQFMISAQQMLPNRRKQNAEAAYMNAMPRVERERRLNTLNQLRADIKKNYFQWAIELRKLRVLEENEKLLQFMIQSAELRYKNGLDKISAYYKAKAAQGNVQTMRVMTENEIEQRRITINTILNRDKSMKFNIDTTIQLRDYGNYQIDTAEIAVSRSDIRAIDRDIQLNDLRISSEKAKLLPEFGIKYDHMIGLAQQPAQFTLMGMMRVPIAPWSSRMNKANIESYKWRTQSLQQQRQMLLNEATGMTQGMLKELQARQKQIALYEQKIIPALRNNYATFQIAYEQNTEELFMLFDAWETLNMTQIEYLNTLKELFNTQVELERILELNN from the coding sequence ATGATTAACAGAAAACGATATCGATTATGCTTGCGAACGGCAATTGTCGTGGTTACGGTCTCACTTGCCGGCACGGGTTATGGACAAACAACATTGTCTCAACTGCTCGATTCTATTGAATATTCAAATCCCTCGCTAAGGATGTATGATTATGACATTCGGTCGATGGAAGAAGCTGCCAAGGGTGCACGTAGCTGGATGCCTCCCGAAGTTGGGGCTGGCTTTTTCATGACCCCATATAACCCTAAATACATAAAGGGCATGGAAGATGACATGGGTAATACTGAACCGGGTATGGGACAGTTTATGATTAGCGCTCAGCAGATGCTACCCAATAGAAGAAAACAGAATGCCGAAGCAGCGTATATGAACGCCATGCCTCGGGTTGAAAGGGAACGGCGGTTGAACACGTTAAATCAACTACGGGCGGATATAAAGAAGAACTACTTTCAATGGGCTATCGAATTGCGGAAACTCAGGGTTTTGGAGGAGAATGAGAAGCTTTTGCAGTTCATGATCCAAAGCGCAGAATTGCGCTATAAGAACGGTTTGGACAAAATAAGTGCTTATTACAAGGCCAAAGCTGCGCAAGGGAATGTGCAAACTATGCGTGTGATGACGGAGAATGAAATCGAGCAGCGGAGAATTACAATTAATACAATTCTTAACCGCGACAAAAGCATGAAATTCAATATCGATACCACGATACAACTTCGGGATTATGGAAATTATCAAATAGACACAGCCGAAATCGCTGTTTCCCGAAGTGATATACGAGCGATAGATCGTGATATTCAACTTAATGACCTGCGTATTTCTAGTGAAAAGGCAAAGCTCCTGCCGGAATTTGGCATAAAGTATGATCACATGATTGGACTTGCTCAACAACCGGCACAATTTACTTTAATGGGAATGATGCGTGTCCCGATTGCGCCCTGGTCTTCCCGAATGAACAAGGCGAATATTGAAAGCTATAAATGGCGTACTCAAAGTTTGCAGCAGCAAAGGCAGATGTTACTAAATGAAGCAACGGGCATGACACAGGGAATGTTGAAAGAACTTCAAGCCAGGCAGAAACAGATTGCCTTGTACGAACAGAAAATTATCCCGGCTCTTCGGAATAATTACGCAACATTCCAGATTGCCTACGAGCAAAACACTGAAGAGCTGTTTATGCTTTTCGACGCATGGGAAACTTTGAATATGACACAAATCGAGTATTTAAACACTCTTAAAGAACTATTCAACACACAGGTTGAATTGGAAAGAATTTTAGAACTGAATAATTGA
- a CDS encoding four-helix bundle copper-binding protein: MLGRCIRLDLDCAKICEAALGYVSRRSEFTSAVIKLCAEICLACSQECRKHSHQMEHCKRCADACEACAAACNQG, encoded by the coding sequence ATGCTGGGAAGATGTATCCGCCTTGATCTGGATTGCGCCAAAATCTGTGAAGCAGCACTAGGGTATGTTTCAAGAAGATCTGAGTTTACCAGTGCGGTTATAAAGCTATGTGCGGAAATATGTTTGGCATGTAGTCAAGAGTGTAGAAAACACAGCCATCAAATGGAGCATTGTAAGCGATGCGCAGACGCATGTGAAGCTTGTGCTGCAGCTTGCAACCAAGGATAG
- a CDS encoding multicopper oxidase domain-containing protein — protein sequence MRMILLGNDMKRSTMKISFWFICVIIALLPVFALAQGTKTIYTCPMHPEVQRAGPGKCPKCGMTLVKKTVKVKAPAATPKPKATPTQPKAQPKPASKSKPKAPAAKPKAQPKPAAKSKIETPVDPHAGHKMETKPATKSVDESAETDQADEQQGTEQMPKLVGVVSAPPRRLVRYDLHVQDTMLPKISGKGMRHAIAINGTIPAPTLYFNEGDTAEIWVHNHMHHETSIHWHGLILPNTEDGVPYLTTAPIKSHKSHKFYFPIVQSGTFWYHSHTMNQEQDGMYGIFIINKREEPAYEQLPILLSDWSDYQGDEIERSLHNQTDWFAIKKGSVQSYSEAIAAGHLKTKLTNEWKRMLAMDVSDVYYERFLINGKSSNEQPQYKAGDQIRLRVVNGSSSTYFWLTWAGGKITVISNDGADVEPVEVDRLIMGVAETYDVLVTIPDDGHSYEFLATSEDRTKSASLWLGSGTKVIASHLPKLKYFEGMKMMNSMMKVNGDMKPMEGMQMTNQVMDMNTVMYPEITGGSDDKYSNVVSESTGEEESEDAASEAADPHAGHGGHSGHDMQNMAEGEQETDSADHATMGHGQYVDGKWQDMNSGPDGIKTLNYGMLKAPEKTTLPSWPTRTIHFELTGNMNRYVWSMDGKTVSEADVIKIRKGENIRMVIVNNTMMRHPMHLHGHYFRVLNENGEYSPLKNVLDIMPMEVDTIEFAATESGDWFFHCHILYHMMSGMGRIFSYENSPPNPQLPDPKYARRKLFHDDRKFYLKANVGLETNGSDGEIQYANTRWIAATQWRLGIKPEYGYESETYVGRYLGRMQWWLPFIGFDYHHNSRVKKPGQPGYEEELNLFGQESNQANRQTVMAGIRYTLPMLVNAEARVDGLGKFRFQLEREDIPVTSRLRLNLMANTDKEYMVGFRYVVGKYWSLSTHYDSDMGLGAGITITY from the coding sequence ATGAGAATGATTTTGCTAGGAAATGACATGAAAAGAAGTACAATGAAAATCAGTTTTTGGTTTATCTGCGTGATAATTGCTCTGCTGCCGGTTTTTGCACTTGCACAAGGCACAAAGACAATCTATACTTGCCCAATGCATCCTGAGGTGCAACGGGCCGGTCCTGGTAAATGCCCAAAATGCGGAATGACACTAGTCAAGAAAACTGTTAAGGTCAAAGCACCTGCGGCAACGCCTAAGCCCAAAGCTACGCCAACACAACCCAAAGCTCAACCCAAGCCTGCTTCTAAATCTAAGCCAAAGGCACCTGCGGCAAAGCCGAAAGCTCAGCCTAAGCCCGCTGCTAAGTCGAAAATAGAAACTCCAGTTGATCCTCATGCAGGTCATAAGATGGAAACTAAACCGGCGACAAAAAGTGTTGACGAAAGTGCAGAAACTGATCAAGCTGATGAGCAGCAAGGGACGGAACAAATGCCTAAACTAGTCGGTGTCGTAAGTGCTCCTCCTCGTCGCTTAGTACGCTATGATCTGCATGTACAGGATACTATGTTACCCAAGATTTCTGGTAAAGGTATGCGCCACGCCATTGCAATCAATGGCACTATTCCAGCACCTACACTCTACTTTAATGAGGGCGATACAGCAGAAATTTGGGTTCACAATCACATGCACCATGAAACTTCAATTCACTGGCATGGCTTGATTCTCCCAAATACAGAAGATGGCGTGCCTTATTTGACTACCGCGCCGATCAAGTCGCATAAATCACATAAGTTTTACTTTCCCATCGTACAAAGCGGCACTTTCTGGTATCACTCCCATACGATGAACCAGGAACAAGATGGGATGTATGGCATATTCATCATTAATAAGCGTGAAGAACCTGCTTATGAGCAATTGCCTATTCTGCTAAGCGATTGGTCTGACTACCAAGGAGATGAAATTGAACGTAGTCTGCATAATCAAACTGATTGGTTTGCTATCAAAAAGGGCTCGGTACAGAGCTATTCGGAAGCCATCGCTGCGGGACATTTAAAAACCAAACTGACGAATGAATGGAAACGCATGTTAGCAATGGATGTAAGCGACGTCTATTATGAACGCTTCTTAATCAACGGGAAATCCAGTAATGAACAACCCCAATATAAGGCAGGTGACCAAATCCGATTGCGTGTTGTTAATGGCAGTTCTTCTACCTATTTCTGGCTAACCTGGGCGGGCGGCAAAATAACCGTGATCTCCAATGATGGCGCAGATGTTGAACCCGTCGAAGTTGACCGCCTGATTATGGGTGTTGCGGAAACGTATGATGTGTTGGTAACGATTCCCGATGATGGGCATAGCTATGAGTTTCTGGCCACATCGGAAGACCGCACCAAGAGTGCCTCACTCTGGCTCGGCAGCGGCACAAAAGTCATTGCCTCCCACCTGCCCAAGCTGAAGTATTTTGAAGGAATGAAGATGATGAACTCCATGATGAAGGTAAATGGCGATATGAAGCCGATGGAAGGCATGCAGATGACTAACCAGGTGATGGATATGAATACAGTGATGTACCCGGAAATCACCGGGGGCTCGGATGATAAATACAGCAATGTTGTCAGCGAAAGCACTGGGGAAGAAGAAAGCGAGGATGCAGCCTCTGAAGCTGCCGATCCGCATGCCGGCCATGGAGGACATTCTGGACATGACATGCAAAATATGGCAGAGGGTGAGCAAGAAACCGATAGCGCTGACCACGCTACTATGGGACATGGTCAATATGTTGACGGCAAGTGGCAGGATATGAATAGCGGTCCCGATGGTATCAAGACACTCAATTATGGCATGCTTAAAGCGCCAGAGAAAACCACTTTACCAAGTTGGCCGACACGGACAATTCATTTTGAATTAACAGGCAATATGAATCGGTATGTTTGGTCAATGGATGGCAAAACCGTTTCAGAAGCTGATGTGATCAAAATACGTAAGGGTGAAAACATCCGCATGGTAATTGTCAACAACACTATGATGCGTCACCCCATGCACTTGCACGGACACTATTTCCGTGTGCTTAATGAGAATGGTGAATATTCCCCGCTGAAGAACGTCCTCGATATTATGCCGATGGAAGTAGATACCATCGAATTTGCAGCGACCGAGAGTGGCGACTGGTTTTTCCACTGCCACATTCTTTATCACATGATGAGTGGCATGGGCCGGATATTTTCCTATGAAAACTCACCTCCTAATCCACAGCTTCCTGATCCTAAATATGCCCGCCGGAAACTGTTTCACGATGACCGTAAATTCTACCTAAAAGCGAATGTGGGTCTTGAGACAAACGGAAGTGACGGTGAAATTCAATACGCAAACACGCGATGGATAGCGGCAACACAATGGCGATTAGGCATTAAGCCTGAGTATGGCTATGAGAGCGAAACCTATGTAGGTCGTTATTTAGGCAGGATGCAATGGTGGCTACCATTTATTGGCTTCGATTATCATCATAACAGCCGCGTCAAAAAACCAGGTCAGCCTGGTTATGAAGAGGAACTCAATCTTTTCGGGCAGGAAAGCAATCAGGCTAACCGCCAAACAGTAATGGCCGGCATTCGCTACACTCTACCAATGCTGGTTAATGCAGAGGCCCGTGTGGACGGCTTGGGTAAATTTCGCTTCCAGTTAGAGCGCGAGGATATTCCGGTTACCAGTCGCCTGCGTCTCAATCTAATGGCAAACACCGACAAAGAGTATATGGTAGGCTTTCGTTATGTAGTTGGCAAGTATTGGTCACTTTCAACGCACTATGACAGCGATATGGGTTTAGGCGCGGGTATTACAATAACTTATTAG
- a CDS encoding HYC_CC_PP family protein: MSILLAISILFANTGWALTAHYCMGEKVSTNLRHAGLPDQEKHKCSKCGMEKADSDNGCCHDEKVVIKGAKEALSGLPFIQVTLGIADVLPPNFTLNSDSLPVYTPYQVTSFQPAGPPGYSSQPLFILNCIFLI; this comes from the coding sequence ATCTCCATATTACTTGCAATCAGCATCCTGTTTGCTAATACTGGTTGGGCATTAACGGCGCATTACTGTATGGGCGAAAAGGTGAGCACCAATTTGCGCCATGCAGGCTTACCAGATCAGGAGAAGCACAAATGTTCGAAATGCGGCATGGAGAAAGCCGACTCAGATAATGGCTGTTGTCATGATGAAAAAGTTGTGATCAAGGGCGCAAAAGAAGCTCTCTCTGGATTGCCTTTTATCCAAGTGACGCTAGGCATCGCCGATGTGCTGCCTCCTAATTTTACATTAAATTCCGATAGCCTTCCAGTTTACACGCCTTACCAGGTAACTTCTTTCCAGCCTGCTGGGCCGCCGGGATATTCAAGCCAACCGCTCTTTATACTCAATTGCATCTTCCTGATTTGA